GGTTTTCAATGCTAAGTTTTTTAATATTGGGCACGTGCGCAACAGGGGTGCGAACAAGGTGTTTGGTTACTTTATTATTTGGGTGGTTTGTCGCTTTTGCTAATGTTTGCTgagttttattaaaatttgctaattattattattattttttttttttgaagtggTAGTACATTTTCATGTTGATGGAAGAACAAATTGTATAGCATTAATACATTTCGCGTAAAAGGGGCTCAcagttaattttattaacgaGCTTTTATATACTATACAgctatgtttttttttttttttttttttttggcttcttATAAATACAGCTTAAAAATTGGTATTACTGTTACATTTAAGTTTTGCTTAAACGAACAGCTGCATTTATAGTACCACCGCGGGTGCGAGCTTTACATTTTAGCTGTAGAACAAAatagttgtaaaaataaaaacgagaTGTACACGTGGCAATAAAAAAGTTGCATGTTTAAATatacaccatttttttatctattttgATAAGGCATTACATTAggtattttcattttatagtGTTAATTACgtgaggcaaaaaaaaaaaaaaataaaataaaaataaataatctGTTGCAAAGGTGCAACGCTTGCATGTACGTTTTTTTGTCCCTATTGTTGGTGAGCCAAATGTTGAGCAAAGGTACATGCAAATACAAATACCTAATTTGAATCGTTCAGAGGcaaaaagtattttttatataaatcgGCACCCTAAAAAAtaactccatttttttgcaattttaaatGTTTGTAAGGTACATGTATACAATACATATGCGTAAAGGAACGGTAGTACCAAAGCGGCTGcttaaaaattgcatttttttgaaaaagaaaagccaAAAAGCCAAATAATGCATCATTGTAGCgcgaagaattaaaaaaaggagtaaatACCACATGGGCTTTCTCCCCTTTCACAACTAGTTGCAGCAGATGTAGCATTATTCTGCTGGTAAGCTTGGGGACaatctttcccttttgcgttttatttttttcctcccactTTTGACGCTTAATTTGTGTAGCACAACATATTTTACTTGCGCACATAATACAATAAGctgcaaatatatatattgtatcgcttgtacaaaaaaaaaaaaaaaaaaaaaaaacaacgcaATGCAATGCAACGTAACGCAATTaaattgttttcattttattcaaaggaagagaaaacaAAACGTGGTTTTCCGTCGAGATGGTCTATCCAGTATGTGCGTCTGGCTGTGCATTTCAAAAGGGGCCACTAAAATTGTGCGTATGGTTATACCAGTGTGCATGCATTTTTGTATAAACTGATAGCCAACCCCCAGTCGTCACTGTTCTACACGATAAAATTGGGCGAAACGTATATAACGTTATGAAATGGCCTATCTTACCTTCTCCGGAAGGGTAAATGGAGAAACTATTTGAACAAGTAACATTCGAATAATAATTAACCCTAACCTGTTCCACGTTGTATTAAAACATGGTATACATATTAACGTGCCATAATTTTTACGTTATCGTATTTGATaagtataataattatttatgcccatttggggggaggtAAAACTCGCGAGTTTACCAGTTAGGGGatatcttttttcttcttctaaTTGTTACATTAAATATTAGTGGGGAAGGTTAGAGGAAGACTTTATAGCTAGAACAAATTTAGTTTATTTGGTACTACAAATGGATTTACCGGAGGGGAGTTCCCCCCCAAAGTGTGACTTCTTGTACATGCGATATGTCATACACATGGGAACATTTCCCATGACGTGTTTGAAGTTTGAACAATGGGCCTTATTTTTTGGCTAATTTATGCGGCTCATTTGACTGATATATGGGTGGATAGCTTAATTGGGCCTAAAACGGCTGTGTAAAAGGCAGTTccataaagaacaaaaataaaataacccTTTAACGGTTAACCTTTCTGTGTGCATTTACATGTGCACAACATTGTTTTGAAAGGAAAGTTCTTTTTACTGAAGGTGAGTGTTGCACTACAACGTATGGATAGCTTTTCATTTCTAACACTTTTGGCAAACCGTTGATCGATCGATCgatcgttcgttcgtttttttttttgacccaAAGAACAACATAAAAAGGATCATATTGTATGTATGCATCTTCGCAAAAaatagatttatttttttaacacaaatATTAACTGTGATTTAAAACAatgatgtatatattttttttgctttacaCTTTTACACAAACGAATTGAAAGCATAAACagggtgaaaaaggaaagaaggtCAACATGGTGAGGGATTATTACTTCCCCCCACTTGGAATTATATCACACCTCTTTTCGCCATACAcataaaagcaaaattttttttttaaattcgtgCTAACCTCATCATCCCTGGTGTTAAAAGGTGTTTACGTATAACACAGATGAGAGTgttaataataacataaggactttgtataaaaaataattactaaTAAATGCCAGTTTGCAATAAAAGTGATAAAGCAAGCTTATTtttaagcatattttttatggttTACCTCACTATTCATGGATGAGGATTCCACAAAATGGCTGTTCGCCCTTTGcaataataatgtaatagTAGAAGCAAAACGATATAAATAATGCGTTCTTATAAAagagtgaaaaaattgaaagatTCAAGGAGTTATTAAAATGATAGGACAGTTTTTATACTAAGTATAATATGATAATTGATGGAcctatttattttgcattcTTATGActtattatttattccttttttttttttctaaacagCTGCCCTAATTTTACGGCATGGTATTTTATGCGAAAGTAACATGTACTAATTTACTAATACCTTTAACGtgtttcaattttaaaaaaaaggcgtacgGCGCGTTCGCAGTaacttagaaaaaaaatcgtacGCGGGGTATGACAAATGGACATGTTTGCAGAGCATTGCCAATGAGTATGTTTTGTTTGAACGATTTGATAAGCGTACGcaattatatgtatgtatataatatatataatattatataacatttttatgtgaaCAAATTGTGCTAAAAATACCGCTCCAGTGACTTCTTTACATTTTGCTCATTGCCCAAATAAAATGGTGATAGGATTTGGTCAGTATTCgaaggaataaaaataaaatctatACGTatagtattattttttttatatatttgtacctgaaaaaattataagtgGCGCATATGGATTTTATACTATCATTTTGTACTTGAATATTACCCTTTTACTTTAGCGGCGTTTGGTTGTATTTATCGATAGAGGATTCAAAatcgacaaaaaaaaaaaaaaaaaaaaaatatatgcatatggataaatttaaaaatgttaccatgtagtattttatttattgctACTgctttaattattatttaaaaattttttttgcgccgcgaatattttgaaaaatccaAATCGCGGAGCGACAATATTATTTTAGCAGGAATGGAATAATGACTGAATGGAGATGGGTAAAGAGTTTTGCTCGTATAAAAGTCATTTTATCAATCATGAACATGtaattttataagaaaaataaatataaaaatatatattatattttatttattttatatataaatttaccgcttcatttttctatttactaggtaaaaaagaatatatttaattttttttattttctttttttttctaaatgaaaaaaaaaaaaaatatatatatatgcgacgtatatatgtatattactttcctaattttattaatacttTGTTTCATGaaacaaaatattaataattaacaattttgtgaattatTATACTCATCTTTATGGAAAGAAAATGACAATAGAATGACAATTTagtattacatatatatgtaaatgcTAATATAGCGAGGATTCATCGCAGATTTTATAGTTGGTTTCATATGACATTTAATAAATGACCAAAAAGATATTTATTTAcctatatataaatttttacgtttaacatattttgtataagAAAAATCTAGGTATAATTcatgtaatatttttaagtgtATTATTCTTGCGTAAGTGTATacttacatataatattccTCCTTGATAGTGAGTCTTCCACTGGCTAGCaggaatattaaaaaaagaagattatTCTTACTGCAATttgaatgaataaataaaatcagACGCAAGTTGAAAAGCGGAGAAAAGGCATATATTTGGACCATTAGCAAAATTTAATGTGACTGTATAGTAATACCAGACACGATATaccagggaaaaaaaaaaaaaaaaaaagttaaaccATTGTTTCGAATATGGCAACTGTAAAGAAATGTCttagtaaagaaaaaaaaacaaaattccCTATTTTCTTGAATATTTATGTAGTTACCCTTCTGATTTGGACATTACaatgttttaataataatgtaagatttgtaaaaatagagaaaagcgcaaaaaatgttGAGATTTTTTTAGACATGTTTGCATAGCCTTAATTGCAATTGCAGCCAAGAGAATTTGCATGAACGTATTGATAATAtgtgagggggaaaaatgtattttttaatatatataatacattccACTTTTTACTTTCCCTTCATCCCCTTTTTAGTGTTTTTTGAATAAGTCCTGTAAAGGCAATGGCAGCTACTACAATGCGGATGGAACGTCGCTTAAAAGAGTCAAAAACAGAAGCTTAGGacaacgggggggaagtttCTTTGGCCCCGAAATGGAGATTCTAAAAGATACAGTTGTAAATTACCTGTTACgtaatactaaaaaaaacaataatgaTGATAGAAAGGAAATGAAACCAGAGGTGGTGGAGCCAAGATACGATCATCCTCCTCCAAGAAACTATCGTGACCATCATTACCACAATGGACATGAAGACATTAGAGCACATGACAATTATGATATAAGAGATGGACATGTTCATGGTAAGCATAATCGCCAAGGTCCTGAAGTAATGTCATATTACATACCAGAAGGGGGATCGGATAAAGAACGAATGATACAGCCTGTATATTATCCAACGCAACCAGCACCACAGAGAATGCGTTATAATGATAATAGCAATACCTCCATGATAAGTTATTTAAAGCACTTCCTACTAGAGCAGCAGTTATTTGCTTCGCccgttttaaataaaatggccccagtcttttttttaatgtttctTTACTACGTAATATCGGCTATAATAAGCAATTTCCGTCATATTATAGCGCTCTATTTCCTGGCCAAAATAGTGAAATTGCACTATAACAGTAATAattaatgggaaaaaaaaaaaaaaagagaagtgAAGTGAAGTGAAGTGAAGGGGGTGGAGAAGCATATATACTCTTTTAATGAGAATTATGCTCACTTAaagagtaaaaatataagtggAGCGAAGTGGTTTAAAGGATGAATGTTTACGTGATCCATCCGCACAACTTTACATAAAAGCAAAAGTAAGAATCCTTAAGGAAAATCGTAACATTGGTATATAATAGTTAGGGCTGTGCTGACATTTTTTGGTACTCGCTAAAATTGTATAGCATATTAGTATACATGTGCAGTTATGGTATGTATTGATATTTTTAGCGCATCATTTTCTGTACATTGAAGTGTGGGTCCCCCATTGTAAGGAGTAGCACCGTAGCAGTGTGGCAGTGTAGCAGAGTATTAGCGTATTAGCGTATTAGCGTAGTGGCGTAGTAGTGGGCCCTTCGAAGCCATCCATATGTGTGTATTGTGTGTATACGTGTGTGCGAATGTTCGTATGCATAAAGATATGCGTATGAGCCTACACATGTGCCtcatatatgcgtatatgcTGACATATACAccatgtacgtacatgcataaatgaatatacatatatatatgcgtaccTGTATGCttaaatatgcacatatacacTTAAgtctatatatttatgtatatatgtatatatatatagacttatatatatatacgcatttttttgatGTCCTGTTTTTCCATCTTCAAAGGAACACAATGcctaattattataaagcgctaattttttttaaggaggccacttttaatttatgtattgTATTTGTATGAAAAGtggtatgtatatatgtattgtatacatattatatatatgtacatgcaaaGAATGCTTTTCCCATTGTGCATATCCAGTTATTAAGATTAATTTTTGATGTCATCACTTATGCATATATAGTTACATTGAATTAATGagttaatttatatatctattatttaatgtgtacacccctttttatattttataattaactCTATATTTTAacgtaatattttatgtattaatttttttttttttttctaaattaaacaattttaagaagtaaaatgtaaaaaaaaataaattcaaaatGAGAAATTTGCAACTTTTTGCGGATTTATCGTGAAATATGTGCCAAAGTTGATCACTAAACCGATTTTgttgtaaaattaaatgctATTATATTGCTggcacattttgcacattttactgcacaaaagggggatcTAAAAAGGTACAAGCTACATAAtgggaatgttttttttttttttttctaattaagGGGTGCTtgaaattttgtaaaatgcaCACCAATTGgggcatttttatttttgcaaaatagaAATATCGAGTGGGTAATTTAGTTAATCGTTCGTTGAGGAATACGGGCATGGATAAACAGCACATGTGTAGCTCCACTGAGGCAATCTAGAAAAGTTGGAAAAAGAGAATAGTTCTTTTTtggaaagaaacaaaaaggaaagcattACCTTAAATGAATAAGCGCTTACACAAATTTGAGCAATGCTTATAATTTCCTTTCCGCCTTAAGAGGGAATTAATCTAAAGGGATGAATGATCAGAACGGGTACGGCACATTAGCAGCTACTGAAAtgaagagaataaaaataagcagTGTCATTTGTTTGCCCCCAATGTGTTACTTTACGCAGTAAGAAGCGGGCCCTATTGGGGTGTTTTCCTACACGTGTGAgcatttctcatttttgccaatttcAAGAGTAAAAAATCTCAGCTCTGCAAATTTTGTAGAGCCAAatgaaattgttaaaatGCAGCCAAAACTTTGAGGGCGGGTGAAAAATATGGCATTTCTCGCGGTGTGGAGAATATTTACATCTGCACGATGGCACGATTGCACATGTTTTATGTTAACTGGTCCACTTAGGCTGAGCCATTTAATCGCCCCATTGGCTAGGTAGCGTATGAGAACTAAAATTAGGATGAGCATATTGCGCATAATGTAGAAAGATTGTCCCTTATTAGGAAGCACTGCCTCATGCCCCAATTTGGTAAGCTAATTTGTAGATccattttaatcattttttccttttcttaaAACAGTTATGGAAGATTTATGAGGGGACCAAATATTGTGTAACATATAATCCGCGTTGTggtaaaatatgcatataaggTGGtttaaaagagaaagaatAGTTTTCATTAGATAattctataattttaaaaaatgttcctaatatgattttttagaacaaaaattcgaaaaatgtttaaaaaagaaatagaagggaacatttattatatatgcaattTGTTTTCTTTGTTGTGTTGATCGCCAAAATGAGAGATGCATTAGAGCGTTATTGAATGAAGAGCCACACtacttaacaaaattgagttgcaattattaaaatgaaaaaaatgtcagTTGGCATATATTCTACAAGGCACAAATGAGCCTTCCTTGtgctaataaaatatgttaatttttgattgcaaaaaaaaatgagtagaATTGATTAGCTTTAGTTGGTTACAATGCAAGTTGATCGTGGTCGTTAATTTGGATCACAAAGAATTATTTGATGGagaatttgttttttgcCAGTTTGGCGATAATCCCTAATGTCGCGCAGGGGGGTAACAAGTGAACCCATTTCAGCATCATGCATTgcagttttaaaaattggaatCATACTACACAGATATTATTTATCGTAAGGAAAACGTTCAACCTTTATGCGCCGTCATTGCATTTGGAGATTTTCCCTTGTACAcgttttcataaatttttcatgtatTCTGGTGCAACCAAGATTGTAATCAGCAGTTAGGGAGACATGGGTGGaaatcaaaatggaagagaaGAGGAAGCCAAATGAGGCACTTTATCTTTTTTCCACGTGGAGAGGTAAAAGCTGCAAACTTGATGATGTCGCAAATGCATAATTCATTTGTGTAATTTACTGTTATTTGGAAACTTAGAATTTATTTAACACTAAAAAGGGCAGTTagttacatttattttttgttcatttgttgtttttaatatgttaaaatgcCTATGAGGGGAACATGCGGatatgtaagaaaaaaaatggaacccTCTTGAAAAAATACCGATTTGTAAAATTGGGGAAATAAGAACccattattttacaattgTGGAAGTTTTCTATCCCaccaaaattaaattaatagaaGGGTTGATTGTTTAGGTTtgactttttcttcttacaaTGGCAAAATCTAAGGAGTTAAAACGAATTTTGATCTTAAAAAAAGCAGTGTTTCATTTAAACAATGGgttaaacgaaaaaatttgttaaaagtttttataaattcgtTTAATTTGGGTCTATTTTGTTactaaaaaaacaataaaatgaaaaatttgtttattgaattgtgcattttttttttatattaattcgcatgcaaaaaggattaaattttcttttttgttttccgcTGGAACCATGttttcaatatatttataatattctatAAAGAACTTTATAGCtacgtactttttttttaaattaataaataaaataaagaaagaaatttcatatttatttttttgtttatttatttatttttttccatcattgGTAAATGtgattttaacaaatttgcaaaagtgATTTGTAGTCAAATTTTATAccagcgtttttttttcccgatttatgttaatttttaagcaATAATTTGggattttacatataaaacgAGATTttcagaaataaaataatttttaatttacagtaagattataattttctattttatgTTCGCTTTGCTCTGCTCCGCTTTGCTTGTTTTTCCGTTATAAAGAAACAcagaagcataaaaaaataaaagttcccaacaatttttattaaactaAATAactaattcctttttttttttttttttttaaaagttaatcattaaaaatgaaactcCATAAGATGAACAGTTTTAGTTTATTATCTGGAAAGAAACTCTCAAATttgaataagaaaaatgggGGCGAAAATGTTGACAATTTATCCAGCAATGGGGAAAAGATTAATGCCAATGGCAATTTTTtaggccattttttttccagacGTTCAGTTATCGCCATAGGTGCCATTCTTTGTGTTATATTACAGGTAAGATGTAGAaagattaatatatatgtatgtaatgcacataaatatatgtattagtAGAGAAaaggcccattttttttgcatagcTTTAGGGgggttctcctttttttgtaaaaattgcattttaCATGTTTACCTTTGATTTCCCGAACTTTTTATGTAGAATACCTGCACATTTGAGAATACGACGAATTCGCAATTGGGATTAACTGCTATATTTCCTAGGAATTTACTTGGAGAGGGCGAATATGTAGGTGATAAAGAGACAAAGGCTACATTAGCTACTTTAGATAAGTTAATGAAAGATCCAGCTGTAACTTCTCGTGTTTTATCAAAAGCAAAGAAGGACGATACAAAGAAAGATACTGTAAATGGGAAAAAGGTTGACATGGAAGAGTTGCGGGAAAGATGCCAAGACAATTTAAAGGAATTACAAGAGGATGAAATAGACACAATGCTGTGTTATCTAACAAAACCAGGTTGCTTCTATAAAGTAGATGCTCTTGCTACCTGGTGGCAAGTTCGCAAAAGAGATAAAAAAGAGTGGGAGAatttttgtgtgcaattGT
Above is a window of Plasmodium vivax chromosome 8, whole genome shotgun sequence DNA encoding:
- a CDS encoding hypothetical protein (encoded by transcript PVX_119225A) — its product is MKLHKMNSFSLLSGKKLSNLNKKNGGENVDNLSSNGEKINANGNFLGHFFSRRSVIAIGAILCVILQNTCTFENTTNSQLGLTAIFPRNLLGEGEYVGDKETKATLATLDKLMKDPAVTSRVLSKAKKDDTKKDTVNGKKVDMEELRERCQDNLKELQEDEIDTMLCYLTKPGCFYKVDALATWWQVRKRDKKEWENFCVQLSRLCKDTANKNNYSVKLSDKLLNEAQDDYTKRAKATESNANDKVYGLLNNKEKSAEEYVTSVNSYKEEQQKLRDQCWDEWEKKFNEEMTGKPFVKVESTKPDETKKGEAPKKAAAPKKGAAPKKGAAPKKAAAPKKPAAPKKPAAPKKPAAPKKAAAAKK
- a CDS encoding hypothetical protein (encoded by transcript PVX_119230A; Apicoplast targeted protein. Curated by Stuart Ralph, Walter and Eliza Hall Institute of Medical Research, Australia.) — encoded protein: MATVKKCLSKEKKTKFPIFLNIYVVTLLIWTLQCFNNNCFLNKSCKGNGSYYNADGTSLKRVKNRSLGQRGGSFFGPEMEILKDTVVNYLLRNTKKNNNDDRKEMKPEVVEPRYDHPPPRNYRDHHYHNGHEDIRAHDNYDIRDGHVHGKHNRQGPEVMSYYIPEGGSDKERMIQPVYYPTQPAPQRMRYNDNSNTSMISYLKHFLLEQQLFASPVLNKMAPVFFLMFLYYVISAIISNFRHIIALYFLAKIVKLHYNSNN